The following coding sequences lie in one Treponema socranskii subsp. buccale genomic window:
- the mrdA gene encoding penicillin-binding protein 2: protein MTEDFLRGERKTVLSKTQRIIFLRIAIVLCFVLYIYRLFSMQVVLSDTYRTQSRTISSQVSRIPAQRGKIFDRHANVPMVINTDSFAVEITPAEIPAGHYDTVASRLAQYLGISKFDIDKRIPENLRKSYTAIPVRSNVSFETISNIAENKIDLPGVSWVSRPRRNYVETGSLSHIIGYVGDITQEEINVLYNQGYTRNSVVGKTGIERQYDQLLQGTSGLESRTVDVRGRILSDKADVRPPQPGKNLVLTIDSRIQTLAEKTLGNRVGAVVVLKPATGEILALVSYPYFDPNIFNSDDYAQEYVKLRDSPEKPLLNRAVAAQYPPGSTFKIIMVTALLQEKTFSPFEKIECKGKLLYGNRIFHCHVHEPGHGWLDLKNALAQSCDVYFWTIGRDYLGIDKIAQYSTMFGLGKSAEIDLPTQASGFIPTAQWKERKYHERWLGGDTMSASIGQGYILTTPLQIADMMAMVCTEGVVYKPHLLKEVRDPVTNEVITEVKPEVLFKSDIPADVWKTVQEDCRYTITDGTPQYPMRNKRFQSAGKTGTSEVAQYKNSWHSWMVAYAPYDAPVEDQIVVSTLVEAVNKWEWWAPYATNIIIQGTLANQTYEEAVNALGFHYLLANGNRQE, encoded by the coding sequence AGTTTCCCGTATTCCCGCACAAAGGGGGAAAATATTCGATCGGCATGCGAACGTACCGATGGTCATCAATACCGATTCTTTTGCCGTCGAAATAACGCCTGCGGAAATACCGGCAGGACATTACGATACGGTCGCTTCGCGCCTTGCGCAGTATCTCGGCATTTCGAAATTCGATATCGATAAGCGCATTCCGGAAAATCTTCGAAAATCGTACACGGCGATTCCCGTGCGCTCGAACGTTTCGTTTGAAACGATTTCGAATATTGCAGAAAATAAAATCGATTTGCCCGGCGTTTCATGGGTGTCGCGCCCGAGGCGGAACTATGTCGAAACCGGCTCTCTTTCCCATATCATCGGCTACGTGGGAGACATAACGCAGGAAGAGATCAACGTGTTATACAACCAAGGCTATACGCGCAACAGCGTCGTCGGTAAAACCGGAATCGAACGGCAGTACGATCAGCTTTTGCAGGGGACGAGCGGACTTGAAAGCCGCACCGTCGACGTTCGCGGAAGAATCCTTTCCGACAAAGCCGACGTACGCCCGCCGCAGCCGGGGAAAAATCTCGTGCTTACGATCGATTCGCGTATTCAGACGCTTGCCGAAAAGACGCTCGGAAACAGGGTAGGGGCGGTCGTGGTTTTAAAACCCGCGACGGGTGAAATACTCGCGCTCGTTTCCTATCCGTATTTCGATCCGAACATATTCAATTCCGATGACTACGCGCAGGAGTATGTAAAGCTGCGCGACAGTCCGGAAAAGCCGCTTTTAAACAGAGCCGTCGCCGCACAGTATCCGCCCGGTTCGACGTTTAAAATCATCATGGTGACGGCTCTTTTGCAGGAAAAAACTTTTTCGCCTTTTGAAAAAATCGAATGCAAAGGAAAACTCCTCTACGGCAACCGTATATTTCACTGCCACGTCCACGAACCCGGTCACGGCTGGCTCGATTTGAAAAACGCGCTCGCGCAGTCCTGCGACGTCTACTTTTGGACGATCGGACGCGATTACCTCGGTATCGACAAAATCGCACAGTATTCGACTATGTTCGGACTCGGAAAAAGCGCCGAAATCGATTTGCCGACCCAAGCTTCCGGCTTTATTCCGACAGCGCAGTGGAAAGAGCGAAAGTATCACGAACGGTGGCTCGGAGGAGATACGATGTCCGCATCTATCGGACAGGGCTATATCCTCACCACACCTCTCCAAATCGCGGACATGATGGCGATGGTGTGTACGGAAGGAGTCGTCTATAAGCCGCATCTGCTTAAAGAAGTGCGCGATCCTGTAACAAACGAAGTCATCACGGAAGTAAAGCCCGAAGTTTTATTTAAATCCGATATACCCGCCGACGTGTGGAAAACCGTACAGGAAGACTGCCGCTATACGATCACCGACGGCACTCCCCAGTACCCGATGCGCAATAAGCGTTTTCAAAGCGCGGGAAAGACGGGAACATCCGAAGTCGCCCAGTATAAAAACAGCTGGCATTCGTGGATGGTCGCCTACGCACCTTACGATGCCCCCGTTGAAGATCAAATCGTCGTTTCGACCCTTGTCGAAGCCGTAAACAAGTGGGAATGGTGGGCGCCCTATGCGACGAACATCATCATACAGGGTACATTGGCGAATCAAACTTATGAAGAAGCCGTAAATGCGCTCGGCTTTCATTATCTTCTTGCGAACGGGAACAGGCAGGAGTAG
- the rodA gene encoding rod shape-determining protein RodA, whose protein sequence is MKLKIIDAFDYILLVCVLVLTAAGIAFIYSSAINSDGVLVTNEYVKQTVWASIGIVLIVITALYDYRKTTRYAYILYAALAPVLLYTVIFGRHVNGANSWIGIGHFGIQPSEFGKIIFILFLAKYLSESAGEVPLKRFLIAAAIFALPVLLILAQPDLGTASVYIPVFLVMCFMAGIPLRYILFVFAVGMGTIFLTVLPVWNDVIAHRKIAVIGALTDIRLRLLLIAASLSIALIGIVVRRYLRGQRYFYWISYGAFIVALSLFGSYGAGHVLKEYQISRLIVFLDPSVDPRGSGWNIIQSKIAIGAGGIFGRSFLHGTQSHYRFLPQQSTDFIFSILSEELGFIGGLIVFVLYGLIFFRTLKIMRNSTGYGLYIAAGILGMFFFHFFVNIGMVMGIMPITGIPLLFLSYGGSSLLTAMVAVGLLMSINYHKYGFDA, encoded by the coding sequence GTGAAACTTAAAATCATCGATGCATTCGATTATATTCTTTTGGTCTGCGTCCTCGTGCTTACCGCGGCAGGCATCGCATTCATCTATTCGTCCGCGATCAATTCCGACGGCGTTCTCGTTACGAATGAATACGTCAAACAGACGGTTTGGGCTTCTATCGGCATCGTGCTTATCGTCATAACGGCGCTCTACGATTATCGAAAAACGACGCGCTACGCCTATATTTTATATGCGGCTCTGGCTCCCGTGCTTTTGTATACGGTCATATTCGGCCGCCACGTCAACGGTGCGAACAGCTGGATCGGCATCGGTCACTTCGGCATACAGCCGTCCGAATTCGGTAAAATCATTTTTATTTTATTTCTCGCAAAATACCTTTCCGAAAGCGCCGGCGAAGTTCCGTTAAAGCGTTTTTTAATCGCCGCAGCCATTTTCGCTCTTCCCGTATTATTGATACTCGCTCAGCCCGATTTGGGAACGGCGAGCGTCTACATTCCCGTTTTTCTCGTCATGTGTTTTATGGCCGGTATTCCGCTTCGCTACATATTGTTCGTATTTGCCGTCGGGATGGGGACGATTTTTTTAACCGTGCTTCCGGTGTGGAACGACGTCATCGCGCATCGGAAAATTGCTGTAATCGGAGCGCTCACCGACATACGCTTGCGTCTTTTGCTTATCGCCGCATCTCTTTCGATTGCGCTCATCGGAATCGTCGTGCGGCGCTATTTGCGCGGACAGCGGTATTTTTACTGGATTTCATACGGCGCTTTTATCGTTGCGCTTTCGCTTTTCGGTTCATACGGAGCCGGACACGTGCTCAAAGAATATCAGATCAGCCGCCTCATCGTTTTTCTCGATCCGTCCGTAGACCCCAGAGGAAGCGGATGGAACATCATTCAATCGAAGATCGCGATCGGTGCGGGCGGCATATTCGGCAGGTCGTTTTTGCACGGTACGCAGAGTCACTATCGATTTTTGCCGCAGCAGAGTACGGACTTTATATTCAGCATTTTGTCGGAAGAGCTCGGTTTTATAGGCGGGCTTATCGTCTTTGTGCTCTACGGCCTTATCTTTTTTCGGACGCTGAAAATCATGCGAAACTCGACGGGTTACGGTTTGTATATCGCAGCGGGTATACTCGGCATGTTCTTTTTTCATTTTTTTGTCAACATCGGTATGGTTATGGGCATCATGCCGATTACGGGAATACCGCTTTTGTTTTTGTCGTACGGGGGGTCGTCTCTGTTGACTGCGATGGTCGCCGTAGGCCTTCTCATGAGTATCAATTACCACAAATACGGATTTGACGCATAG